Proteins from one Xenopus tropicalis strain Nigerian chromosome 1, UCB_Xtro_10.0, whole genome shotgun sequence genomic window:
- the hadh gene encoding hydroxyacyl-coenzyme A dehydrogenase, mitochondrial, whose protein sequence is MASSCTRQLLARCMSSSTAAAKKLAIKHVTVIGGGLMGAGIAQVAASTGHTVVLVDQTDDILKKSRKTIEDSLKRVTKKMFADKPEAASQFIEKILANFTTSTDPAAVVHSTDLVVEAIVENLDVKNELFKRLDKFAPEHTIFASNTSSLPITDIANSTTRQDRFGGLHFFNPVPMMKLIEVIKTPMTSQTTFESLMDFSKALGKTPVSCKDTPGFIVNRLLVPYLMESVRLYERGHASKEDIDVAMKLGAGYPMGPFELLDYVGLDTSKYIIDGWHALEPNNPLFAPSELLDKLVAEKKLGKKTGEGFYKYK, encoded by the exons ATGGCGTCCTCCTGCACAAGGCAGCTACTTGCGCGCTGCATGTCTTCATCTACGGCTGCAGCCAAGAAGCTCGCCATCAAACATGTGACAGTGATCGGAGGCGGCCTGATGGGAGCCGGGATAGCGCAG GTGGCTGCATCTACAGGTCACACAGTTGTGCTGGTTGATCAGACAGATGACATCCTAAAAAAGTCTAGAAAAACCATTGAAGACAGCTTGAAAAGAGTAACAAAGAAGATGTTTGCAGATAAGCCTGAG GCTGCCTCCCAGTTCATTGAAAAAATCCTTGCCAACTTTACAACCAGCACAGACCCAGCAGCTGTTGTGCACAGCACTGACCTTGTGGTTGAAGCCATTGTTGAGAATTTGGACGTGAAGAATGAGCTCTTCAAAAGACTAGATAAATTTGCCCCTGA ACATACAATATTTGCTAGCAACACCTCATCATTGCCAATTACGGATATAGCAAATTCCACAACCAGGCAGGACCGGTTTGGTGGACTGCATTTCTTTAACCCTGTGCCAATGATGAAGCTTATTGAG gTCATAAAGACTCCAATGACAAGCCAAACAACCTTTGAGTCCCTGATGGATTTTAGTAAAGCTCTTGGAAAAACACCAGTGTCATGCAAG GACACCCCTGGCTTTATTGTTAACCGCCTCCTTGTGCCATACCTAATGGAATCTGTCAGACTTTATGAGCGAG ggcaTGCATCAAAAGAAGACATTGATGTTGCAATGAAGCTTGGAGCAGGCTATCCCATGGGTCCTTTTGAGCTGCTGGATTACGTTGGCCTTGACACTAGTAAATACATTATTGATG GGTGGCATGCGTTGGAACCGAACAATCCGTTATTTGCGCCTAGTGAATTGTTAGATAAGCTGGTTGCTGAGAAGAAACTTGGCAAGAAGACGGGAGAAggattttataaatacaaatga